Proteins from a genomic interval of Macrobrachium nipponense isolate FS-2020 chromosome 28, ASM1510439v2, whole genome shotgun sequence:
- the LOC135201196 gene encoding uncharacterized protein LOC135201196, whose protein sequence is MADSSSSSPSSSSSSSSSSGVPSGFQVLSPEGGAAEVSHRLMPQEGTPSLHLLPHSPSSGEKEDTLPDLLPQSPSSGEQEGPHPPNLLPHSPSSGEKDGRLPGLLPNSLSSGEEESPPPLSSFPIPIPLGRGRSPPDLLPHSPSSEEQGGPSPVLLLHSPSSEEQDGPPLPTSPFPFLWGVKMSPPDLLPHSPSSGEEESHPPTSTAFPIPIPLGRRKVLPFGLFPYSPSSREEENHPLDLLPNSNSSGEKEGPPRPTSPFPFLWGARRSHP, encoded by the exons ATGGCGG attcctcctcttcctccccttcttcttcttcttcttcttcttcttcttcaggggtGCCTTCTGGATTCCAGGTCCTCTCGCCCGAAGGAGGCGCCGCCGAAGTGTCACACAGATTAATGCCG CAAGAAGGTACCCCCTCCCTTCACCTACTTCCTCATTCCCCTTCCTCTGGGGAGAAAGAAGATACCCTCCCTGACCTACTTCCCCAGTCCCCTTCCTCTGGAGAGCAAGAAggtccccacccccccaacctaCTTCCTCATTCTCCTTCCTCTGGGGAGAAGGATGGTCGCCTCCCTGGCCTACTTCCTAATTCCCTTTCTTCTGGGGAGGAAGAAAGTCCCCCACCATTGAGCTCCTTCCCCATTCCCATTCCTCTGGGGAGAGGAAGGTCCCCCCCTGACCTACTTCCTCATTCCCCTTCCTCTGAGGAGCAAGGAGGTCCCTCCCCTGTCTTACTTCTCCATTCCCCATCCTCTGAGGAGCAAGACGGTCCCCCCTTACCTACTTCCCCATTCCCCTTCCTCTGGGGAGTAAAAATGTCCCCCCCTGACCTACTTCCCCATTCCCCTTCCTCTGGGGAAGAAGAAAGTCACCCTCCCACCTCGACCGCCTTCCCCATTCCCATTCCTCTGGGGAGAAGGAAGGTCCTCCCCTTTGGCCTTTTTCCCTATTCCCCTTCCTCTAGGGAGGAAGAAAATCACCCTCTCGACCTCCTTCCCAATTCCAATTCCTCTGGGGAGAAGGAAGGTCCCCCCCGGCCTACTTCCCCATTCCCCTTCCTCTGGGGAGCAAGACGGTCCCACCCCTGA